The Columba livia isolate bColLiv1 breed racing homer chromosome 13, bColLiv1.pat.W.v2, whole genome shotgun sequence genome has a segment encoding these proteins:
- the LOC102094691 gene encoding C-signal isoform X1, which produces MSGPRGAAGPDISNPSAITDAAKIVEGKLDGLGLNLLINNAAIYTPTASLATADAEDMISVYKTNTVGPMLMAQAFLPLLKKAAKESTEEGLSCSRAAIINISSIMGSIQKTPESFFKPVISYRCSKAALNMLTQCQALTYRAAGILCVALHPGWVKTDMGTQEAELTVDTSVQGLLSVLPILSEKHNGTLLNWKGQAIPW; this is translated from the exons ATGTCGGGACCCCGAGGGGCCGCGGGCCCAG ATATTTCGAATCCCTCGGCTATTACTGATGCAGCGAAGATCGTAGAGGGGAAGCTGGACGGCTTGGGCTTGAACCTGCTAATCAACAATGCTGCCATCTACACCCCCACGGCGTCGCTGGCAACAGCAGATGCTGAAGATATGATAAGTGTGTACAAGACTAACACAGTGGGGCCAATGCTGATGGCTCAG GCGTTCCTGCCCCTGTTGAAGAAGGCTGCCAAGGAGAGCACAGAAGAGGGGCTGAGTTGCAGCAGGGCAGCCATCATCAACATCTCCAGCATCATGGGGTCCATCCAGAAAACTCCTGAGTCCTTCTTCAAGCCAGTCATCTCCTACCGCTGCAGCAAG gCTGCACTCAACATGCTCACCCAGTGCCAGGCTCTGACCTACAGGGCAGCCGGGATCCTCTGTGTGGCACTTCACCCCGGCTGGGTGAAAACCGACATGGGCAcccaggag GCTGAGCTGACGGTGGACACAAGCGTGCAGGGGCTGCTGTCTGTACTGCCCATCCTGTCTGAGAAACACAATGGGACCCTGCTCAACTGGAAAGGGCAAGCCATTCCTTGGTAA
- the LOC102094691 gene encoding C-signal isoform X2, whose product MAAGRARTVLLTGCNRGIGLELVKQLLATPRPPAWIFATCRDPEGPRAQELRDLASKHPNLVLVKLDISNPSAITDAAKIVEGKLDGLGLNLLINNAAIYTPTASLATADAEDMISVYKTNTVGPMLMAQAFLPLLKKAAKESTEEGLSCSRAAIINISSIMGSIQKTPESFFKPVISYRCSKAALNMLTQCQALTYRAAGILCVALHPGWVKTDMGTQEAELTVDTSVQGLLSVLPILSEKHNGTLLNWKGQAIPW is encoded by the exons atggcggcggggcgggcgcgcaCGGTGCTGCTGACCGGCTGCAACCGCGGCATCGGGCTGGAGCTGGTGAAACAGCTGCTGGCGACACCGCGGCCACCCGCCTGGATCTTTGCGACATGTCGGGACCCCGAGGGGCCGCGGGCCCAG GAGCTGAGAGATCTGGCATCCAAACACCCAAACCTGGTTCTTGTAAAGCTGG ATATTTCGAATCCCTCGGCTATTACTGATGCAGCGAAGATCGTAGAGGGGAAGCTGGACGGCTTGGGCTTGAACCTGCTAATCAACAATGCTGCCATCTACACCCCCACGGCGTCGCTGGCAACAGCAGATGCTGAAGATATGATAAGTGTGTACAAGACTAACACAGTGGGGCCAATGCTGATGGCTCAG GCGTTCCTGCCCCTGTTGAAGAAGGCTGCCAAGGAGAGCACAGAAGAGGGGCTGAGTTGCAGCAGGGCAGCCATCATCAACATCTCCAGCATCATGGGGTCCATCCAGAAAACTCCTGAGTCCTTCTTCAAGCCAGTCATCTCCTACCGCTGCAGCAAG gCTGCACTCAACATGCTCACCCAGTGCCAGGCTCTGACCTACAGGGCAGCCGGGATCCTCTGTGTGGCACTTCACCCCGGCTGGGTGAAAACCGACATGGGCAcccaggag GCTGAGCTGACGGTGGACACAAGCGTGCAGGGGCTGCTGTCTGTACTGCCCATCCTGTCTGAGAAACACAATGGGACCCTGCTCAACTGGAAAGGGCAAGCCATTCCTTGGTAA
- the LOC102088898 gene encoding C-signal-like: protein MGELSIHSVLVTGANRGIGLGFVQQFLQMPKPPEWVFAACRDPKGQRAQELQNLASRHPNLVIIQLDVADPSSIKAAAARVEEQLGGSGLNLLINNAGIARITTLDGETLEDMIQVYTTNTAGPLLLGQAFLPLLKKAAQGSPGSALSCSKAAIVNMSSSAGSIEEVYVWNLGQVVSYRCSKAALNMLTKCQSLGYREHGILCVALHPGWVKTDMGGPGSQITVEESVKAMLKLLSSLSEKDTGTFLNWEGKVMPW, encoded by the exons ATGGGAGAGCTTAGCATCCACTCCGTTCTGGTGACTGGGGCCAACCGGGGAATCGGCCTGGGGTTTGTCCAGCAGTTCCTGCAGATGCCAAAGCCACCTGAGTGGGTCTTTGCAGCTTGTCGGGACCCCAAGGGACAGCGAGCAcag GAGTTACAGAATCTGGCCTCCAGGCACCCCAACCTGGTGATCATCCAACTCG ATGTCGCTGACCCCAGCAGCATcaaggcagctgcagccagagTGGAGGAACAGCTGGGGGGCTCAGGGCTGAACCTCCTCATCAACAATGCTGGGATTGCCAGGATAACCACGCTTGATGGCGAGACGCTGGAGGACATGATCCAGGTTTACACCACCAACACCGCTGGGCCGCTGCTGCTGGGCCAG GCGTTCCTGCCCTTGCTGAagaaggctgcccaggggagccCGGGCTCAGCGCTGAGCTGCAGCAAGGCGGCCATCGTCAACATgtccagctctgcaggctccaTTGAGGAAGTCTATGTATGGAATCTGGGACAAGTTGTCTCCTATCGCTGCAGCAAG gctgctctgAACATGCTGACCAAGTGCCAGTCCCTGGGGTACCGGGAACATGGCATCCTCTGCGTCGCTCTCCACCCTGGCTGGGTGAAAACGGACATGGGGGGCCCAGGATCACAAATA ACGGTGGAGGAAAGCGTGAAAGCGATGCTGAAgctgctctcctccctctctgAGAAGGACACCGGGACCTTCTTGAACTGGGAGGGGAAGGTTATGCCCTGGTGA